Below is a window of Fibrobacter sp. UWB10 DNA.
CCATGCCTCGGTATTTGCAGGCTTGATTTACTTTGTTTTTGCCGGCTTTCTCTACAACAAGAAAATGGATATATCCGGAAAGCTTCTTACGCGAGGGGTGCTGTTCTTTGCGATATTTGTTGTTCTGGATTTGATTCGCTTTAATATTGCCCGCTTTGTGTCAGTAGATATTCCTTTGTTGGATTCAACTTGGACGCCTGTTGGTATGCTTGGCTTTGTGCTTTTGCTTGTCCAAAGCTATATCGTGTACCTGATTTACATTCTGGAAGATCGTGCTGAAAAGGGAATTTTAGCGACTATGGCATTCTTGGATGCTTTGACGGGACTTTATAACCGAGCCAAGTGCCAGCAAATTTTTGAAATTCTCGACAAGAATTTTGGCGATTATGCCATTGTCAGTATTGATATGAATGGTCTTAAGGCCGTGAATGACAAGTATGGCCATAACGAAGGCGATAAACTCATTAAAGCGTTTGCCGAGGTCTTTAAAGAAGCTTTTGCTGGAATTGGAACTGCCATTCGTGTGGGTGGTGATGAATTCATGGCTATTGTTCGTAGCGAACATGTGGCCGATGTTTCGGATGCGATTACTAAAATGAAAGATCTTCAGAGTGCTCGTAGCGAAGAACTGCCTGAACCTTTGAATTCGGCGTATGGCGTTGCCTATAAGCATGAATTCTTGAAAAACGGGTTTAGCATTGTTGAAGAAAACCGTATTGAGGCCGAAAAAGTCTATCATTTGGCCGATGAACGCATGTATGCCATGAAAGCTTCGATGAAGTCGAAATTGGCACGGAAAGAATAGTTTTTTTTGATATTTTCTATCCTCTTTCGATTCCCGTCTTTCGTCTTTAATATATATTAAAGACATGCTAGACTTTAACGTTTTTTATCGTTTGGCGGCTGCGATTGGCATTGGCCTGATTATTGGCCTGCAGCGCGAGCACACTTATTATGACCAGTCGGATAGACATCCGGCCGGTGTTCGTACTTTTACCCTTGTTGGGCTTGCGGGTGCCATGGCGGCACTCCTTTCGGACCAAATGGGTGGTGTAGCGCCTTTTATTACCGGATTTGTTGTTGTGGGCATGCTTTTGATGGCCATGCATGTGTCTTTTGCGATTGGTCATCGTAAGCAAGATGATTCTACTGCGGGTCATTTGCCCGGTGGCGATGGCATTACCACAAGCGTTGCGGTTGTGATTGTGTATTTGCTCGGCGGTATTTGCTGGTACGGACGCTTGCTAGAATCTTGCGTGATTGTGGTAGTGATTCTCTGGGTGCTTTCGGCAAAGGAGCAGTTGCATACTTTCGCGCAAAAGCTTTCCAAAGAAGATATTTTGGCGACGGTCAAGTTTGCGGTGATTTCGGCTTTGATTTTGCCGTTCTTGCCGAACCAAGCTTACGGCCCTGCTGGGCTTGAAGTATTGAACCCGCATACGATTTGGCTGTTTGTGGTGTTCATTAGCGGTATCGGTTTTGTTGGCTATGTGCTCATTAAACTGGTGGGCCCGGGCAAAGGCATTTGGCTTACGGGTTTGCTGGGTGGCCTTGCCAGCAGTACAGCGTTGACCTTGAATTTGGCCGGGCGCAGTCGTGAAAACGAGGATTACGCGTCTGACTTTACGCTTGGTATTGTGCTGAGTTGGGCGGTGATGTATGTGCGCCTATACCTGATTTGCATTTTCTTGAGTGGCGCACTTGCGGCACCGCTTGCTTTGCCGCTGTTGTTGCCCGTGGTTCCTGCGCTTGGGTATGCGCTGTTCCTCAAGATTCGCGAGTTCCGTGACCACAAGCAAAAGTCTTCGGATTTTTCGAACCCGTTCAAGCTTTTGCCGGCGATTAAGTTTGGCGTGATTTTTACCTGCGTGATGTTTATCGCCAATGCGGCTCGCGTGTATTTGGGCGCCGGCGCGCTGTTGGCCTGTAGTTTTTTGGGAGGCGCCGCCGAAATGGATGCGGTGGCATTCTCGGTAATCGATATGAACTTGAAGGCCGGACTCCCGGTGCGTGAATTGGTGCTGGCGCTGTTGTTTGCAAGCCTCGCCAATACAATCACGAAGGGCGGCATGGTGATTTTCTTGGGTGCAAAGGCGATGCGTCGTCCGATTTTGCCTGCTGTAATCTTGATTTGCTTGGTGACGGCAGGTTTGATTGGATATTATGCGGTCTTATAAAAAAGGATAGGGTATGGGTGAAAAACTGATTCACGCTTTGACAGTGGCAGGCTTTGACGGCTCGGCGGGTGCAGGCTTTGTGTCTGACATTAAGACAATGGCTCATTTTGGCGTGTATGGCCAAGCGGTCTGCACGGCGCTCACGCAGCAAAACGAAGAAGAATTCGTTGCGCCTGGCTGGGTGATTTGGGACCGTATCGAAGCTCAGCTTGAAACTCTCTTTAAAAAGCATACTTTCAAGTTCGTGAAAATCGGGCTTGTCGAAAAGGCCCGCACCTTAAATCGCATTGTAGACTTCGTGCGAGCAAAGTCTCCGGATGCATTCATTGTGTGGGATCCGATTGCAAGTGCAAGCGCTGGGTTCCACTTTATGCGCGATGCCGAAAAGTTCTTGCCAATCATGAAGTCGATTGACTTGGTCACGCCGAACCAAGATGAATTTGCCTACTTGGGCCTGGGGCTTGCGGAATCCCGCGGACAAATCAAGATGGGCCGCGACTTTGCCGTACTCCTGAAGGGTGGCCATGCCCGCGGCAAGGAATCGATCGATACCTTGTGGTATAACGAAGAACAGTTCAAGTTTATTAGCCCGCGTCTCCCCGGCAAAGGCAAGCACGGCACCGGCTGCGTGCTCAGCTCTGCAATCCTTGCAAACGTGGCCCTTGGCAAAGACGTTCCCACCGCCTGCGAAATTGCCAAGCAGTACATGAACGAATACCTGCAAACCGGCGAAGGCCGCTTAGGGTTTTTAGTTTAAGCAAGATTCTTTTAAGGTGCCACACGGATTCGATTTTACTAACGTAAAATCTGTTTTATATGGGTTAGTATTTATGGATAAAATTTCGATAGCGTTGGCGATATTCGCGTTAGGTTTGGTTGCCTGTGATGGTTCTGGTACGAGTTCTACGGAACAGAATTCTGAATCTGAGTTGGAGTCTTCTGGCAGTAACTCTGCTGGTGTAGACTGTTTGGCTCTTATGGAAGGGTATACGGACTGGAATAGGGATGTTCCAAAAGAATGCCGTCTGAATCCTGAAATTAATTACGGTAACATGACTGATGCACGCGATGGCAAAATCTATAAGACAGTAAAGATTGGTGAGCAAACCTGGATGGCAGAGAACTTGAACTACGCTGACAGTGCAAAGACTGCGAGTTTG
It encodes the following:
- a CDS encoding hydroxymethylpyrimidine/phosphomethylpyrimidine kinase, whose product is MGEKLIHALTVAGFDGSAGAGFVSDIKTMAHFGVYGQAVCTALTQQNEEEFVAPGWVIWDRIEAQLETLFKKHTFKFVKIGLVEKARTLNRIVDFVRAKSPDAFIVWDPIASASAGFHFMRDAEKFLPIMKSIDLVTPNQDEFAYLGLGLAESRGQIKMGRDFAVLLKGGHARGKESIDTLWYNEEQFKFISPRLPGKGKHGTGCVLSSAILANVALGKDVPTACEIAKQYMNEYLQTGEGRLGFLV
- a CDS encoding MgtC/SapB family protein, with the protein product MLDFNVFYRLAAAIGIGLIIGLQREHTYYDQSDRHPAGVRTFTLVGLAGAMAALLSDQMGGVAPFITGFVVVGMLLMAMHVSFAIGHRKQDDSTAGHLPGGDGITTSVAVVIVYLLGGICWYGRLLESCVIVVVILWVLSAKEQLHTFAQKLSKEDILATVKFAVISALILPFLPNQAYGPAGLEVLNPHTIWLFVVFISGIGFVGYVLIKLVGPGKGIWLTGLLGGLASSTALTLNLAGRSRENEDYASDFTLGIVLSWAVMYVRLYLICIFLSGALAAPLALPLLLPVVPALGYALFLKIREFRDHKQKSSDFSNPFKLLPAIKFGVIFTCVMFIANAARVYLGAGALLACSFLGGAAEMDAVAFSVIDMNLKAGLPVRELVLALLFASLANTITKGGMVIFLGAKAMRRPILPAVILICLVTAGLIGYYAVL